The DNA sequence AACCGATGGCCAAAGGGACCCCGCAGACGATGGTCGATGATACGATCGTACAAAGTTACGGAAGTACGGAATCGCTTGAATTAGTTAAACAGATGGGATCCGAGCTCGCCGCTGTACTGGTGGAACCTGTGCAAAGCCGTAACCCAGGACTGCAGCCAGGTGAGTATTTGAAACAATTGCGTGCCTTATGTTCGGAGCACGGCATCGCGTTAATTTTCGACGAAATGATTACAGGGTTTAGGATTCATACGGGAGGTGCCCAGGCGTACTTTGGTGTTACGGCTGATATTGTCACTTACGGCAAGATTATCGGTGGAGGGATGCCGATCGGCGTTGTGGCCGGAAAGGCGGAATATTTGGATGCTCTCGACGGCGGAAGTTGGTCGTTCGACGACGACTCCGGGCCGACGGTACAGCCTACTTCTTTTGGCGGCACCTTTTGTAAGCATCCGTTGTCCATGGCGGCTAGTCGTGCCGTATTGCGGCGCTTACGGGATGAAGGCCCTGCTTTAATTGCAAAGACGAATGAACTGACGCGCCGCTTTGTCGACCGAGCGAATGCGTATTTTCAAAAGGCGCGCGTCCCTCTCCATGCAATGTGCTTTGGGAGCATGTATCGATTACAGCCTGGTGTCTCTACTAATATGTCTATGTTGTCGATCGAACTGAACTTGTTTTACCGGTTAATGATGGAAGCCGGGGTTTATATGTGGGAGAGGCGCACGTGCATCTTTTCTGCGGCGCATAGTGAAGAAGACGCTAAGCGCATTTTGGATGCGATCCGCTACAGTGTGGAAGCGTTGCGGGAAGGTGGTTTCGAGTTTCGGACATTGGACGGAGGCAACGGCCCAGGTGGAGGTGGCAGTAGCGTCGTTCGCGATAGCAGTAGCGTTTCCCAGGGCGTTAGTGCCCCCCAGGGCGGCAACGGCTGGGGATCCCAAAGCGGAAGCGGGCAAAGTGGCGTGAGTGTCACTCTAAGTGGCGGCGATTTCAGAAGCGATCCGTTCCCCCTGTCGTCGGAAGAACGGAGAATTTACATCATGTCGAGACTGGAAGGTGGAAATGAAGCCTACCAAATCCGCGGTGCTTATGACTTAGACGGGAAGCCGGATGTGGAGAAACTAAAAAAAGGGTTTCAGATGATCGCAGAAAACCACGAGATGCTACGGAGCTCTTTTCATGTGGAACAATCAGGCGTCGTGCACCGTATTGCCGATTCTGTCGAGCCCGAATACGTTTATGCAGATTTCCGCAAACCCGGGGATAAGGAGTCGTTTGCATCGTTTTGGGAACGTCCCTTTGATTTGGAAAAGGCACCGCTTTGGCGCTGGGCTTTAGTCGTTGATCAACATGGGGACCATAAACTGTTTCTCAGTTTCCATCACATCATTTCCGATGGCGGTTCTATGAATATTATTTTGCAAGACTTAGCTGCAGTCTTTAAGGGAGCCCCATTGACAAAACCTTCGTTGCCTTACCGGCAGTTTGTAGAGGCGGAGCAGCTCTTTCTGAACAGTGTTGAAGCGGCGAAACAGCGCGATTGGTGGATGGAACAATTACATCCGTTGCCACCTGCCCTTAATCTGCCTAATGATGCCTTACGCCCTGCGGTGAACGAGTTTCGCGGAGCAAGCCATTACTTTACCGTAGAGGCCGAGGTACTGAAGCGGGTCAAGACGTTGGCTAAGCAAAGTGCAACTACTCCGTTTATGGTGTTATTATCTGCGTGGGCGGCCTTTCTAGGGCGTGTAAGCGGACAGACCGATTTTTGTATCGGGGTTCCGTGGGACAGGCGCAATAGCGGCGACTTTGGCAGTACGGTCGGGATGTTTGCCCAGTCGCTCGTGATGCGGTTAAAACCTAAGTTTACACAGACGTTTATGGATTTTCTCGGTACCGTGCGGTCAACGTGCTTAAGTACTTATGGACATGCCGATTATCCGCTCGACGCCTTATTACAAGATTTGCAAGTGTCTCGCGATATGAGTCGCAACCCTCTTTTCGATGTCATGTTCAATTATGAAAATGACGATCAAAGGGTAGTCGATCTGGATGGCGTCCGCGCTGAAATGGGCGAACATCCTATACGTTACGCCCAATTTGACTTGTTTTTGGACCTGCTAGAGAGAGGCGATCGGTTGTTTTGCATTTTGACTTATGCTGTACCACTTTACTCTAGCGAGCGAGTCGACGATTGGGTGCATCGTTTTAAACACTTTTTAAACGAAATCCTTATGTACCCCGAGCGTGAGATCGGAGATTTTAAGTTTCTCCGGGAACAAGAGGAACGGGCAATACTAGCCCTAGGACGCGGTCCGGAAGATAAGGGGGGGGCTGCAACAGCTACTGAGCTTTTAGCTACTGCCGCTCAAGTGCACCGTAGGAAGCCCGCCATTTGGTTTAAAGGGAAAGAAATGTCCTTTGCCGAGTTCGAGGCAAGGGCGAATACAATAGCCGCTCACTTGTCCAGTTTCGGTGTGAGACCCGGCGATACAATCGGCATCTTGTTGTCGCGCACGCCCGATCTGATTGCCGCGCTCATGGCAGTTATGAAAACAGGATGTGCTTGGGTGCCCTTAGATCCGTCATTTCCAGAGGAGCGTCTACGCTACATGATTGAGAATAGCGGCACTCGGCTATTAGTGAGCGAGAAGGCGATCATCGATCGTTACACGTTCAGTGTACCTTTTACCGATCTTAGCGACGTCGGCAGTCAGCAGGATGTGTTAACGCCGACGTACAGGAGTAGCCCCGAGGATTTGGCGTACGTGATTTATACGTCGGGTTCAACGGGACGACCGAAGGGCGTGATGTTAGAACAAGGGGCGTTAGCTAACTTTATCACTGGGATGTCGCAAGCGCTAGATTGGCCTACTGGCAGAAGGACTGCTTGTTTAACGACGGTTTCTTTCGACATATTTTTACTAGAGACGTTGATATGTATGGCAAACGGCGGCTGCGTGGTCCTGGCAGAGGAAAGTGAGGCAGTGTCTCCGGCCCAAATAGCTAATCTCGTACGTGACGGTCGGGTGGATTGTTTGCAAATGACACCGACGCGACTACAGTTGCTCTTTACGGACAAACAAGCAGCTAACGAGGTGCTCGAAGCGGTGGAAGCTGTCATTGTCGGCGGCGAGGCCTTTCCTACACAATTGTTGCCTGAACTGCAGCGTCATCAATCGTTGCGAATATTTAACGTTTATGGGCCAACGGAAACTTGTGTGTGGTCGACGTGCAAGGAGCTGACTGATTCACAACATGTCAGTATCGGTCTCCCTATTGCGCGTACGAACACTTACGTGTTGGACAAACATAGGCGCTTGGTCCCCCCGGGGGTTGCCGGCGACCTTTGGATCGGGGGAGCGGGAGTCGCTCGTGGCTACATCGGCAATTCGTCTCTTACCGCGGAGCGTTTCGTCGAAGATCCTTATAGCGGTGGCAGGATGTATCATACGGGAGACCGTGCCATATGGAACAACGGAGAACTGGAATGCCTCGGTCGCGATGACGACCAAATTAAAATTCACGGGTTCCGCATTGAACTTGGGGAAATTGAAGCAGTTTTACGCGAACACCCTGCTGTCGCGCATGGCGCGGCGGCTATTCGGGAAACGAGTTCGGGAAATCGCGTGCTCGTCTCTTATTACAAGAGAAAGTCAGGGGCATCTGTGACGGAACACGAACTTAAATCGTGGCTAGCGGAACGATTACCGCAGTATATGGTGTCGGCTTTCCTAGTCGAACTAGAGGACATCCCGCAGACACCTAACGGAAAAGTCGATCGAAAGGCTTTGCCCGTACCGACTGTCCGGCAAAACCGTAAGCTGACCGATTCGTCACACGAACAATTGGAGCAAGTGTTACGGGACGTCTGGAAAAAAGTTTTAGGCGATCGACCGTTTGGCACACACGACAGCTTCTTTGACGTCGGTGGGAATTCCTTTCGTTTAGTTTTACTACACGCAGAATTGGAAAAGGTTTTCCCGGGTATCGTTTCAGTGGCTGATCTATTTGCACTGCCTACGATCGCCAGATTAAAAGAACATATTGAACATGAAAATAGCGGGGCGAAGGATAATCAAGGGGTGTTGACACTAGCGGAACAGTGGTTCACCTCCTCCGACGGAAGAGAAGGGTACGTCGAGATGGCGCTGGACATGGCAATGAAGCGTGCCATTCAAGCGTTAGGAGTCCCTTACGGTTTGACGATCCGAGAAACATTAGGTGCTTTGTTTGCCCTATATTTGCACAAAAGCCTTAAGCAAAGCGAGATTCCGCTGTGGTTCATTAAAGATTCGGAACAAGCTGCTCTAGTGACAGTTGACTTTACCGATCAATCGGATCTCGGTAATGTGCTGAGGGAGTTATCGACGATGCGGCCCACTCTTACGGATTATGAAAAACTAAACAGGTTGCGCCCGACCGTGAAGGCTAAAGCTCGCGTGGGCTTTGCATCTGCAAAAAGCCCGGATCGCCGATTGTTACTGAAAAGGTTGGACCTTTACCTGGCCGTTGAGGAAAAGGGTGGGAAGACCTCTCTTATTTTCGAATACGGTAAACGACTAGCGGGTTCGGCTTTAGAGCGACATATGCACCGCTTTCTTAAGTTGATCAACATAGTCGGAGAGAAAATAGGTTCGAACAAACATGAGCCAGTTAAAAGTTGAGTACGTTATTAAGCCACAGGACGGGAACATTCATGTGAAAGGAGTAGTCAAATGAATAAAACAGTCTTCATGTTTCCTGGTCAAGGATCCCAATATGTCGGTATGGGTAAGTATTGGTATGACCGTTACGAATCGGTGCGTCGTCGTTTCGACGAAGCTTCGGAACAATTGCGGCTCGATCTTGTAGATTTGTGTTTTAATGGGCCCGCTACGCGACTCAATCAGACGGAAAATACACAGCCTGCACTGTTAACGTTAAGTGTAGCTATGTTTGAAACGATTCGGGAGGAGGCAGGTATTCAGCCGGACTATTTGGCGGGACACAGTATCGGGGAGTTGTCCGCATTGACCGCGGCCGGCGTTTTCCGGTTTCGCGACGCCGTTCGACTGGCTCGCGCAAGAGGTGAGGCGATGGCCGCTTGCGATGCGGGAGTAGGGGCCGGCATGGTTGCGATCACGAATTTTAAAGCGGCTGATATTGAAGCGGTTTTAACGGAATTGGATCCTGGAGGATATGAGGTGCAAATCGCTAATTACAACAGTCCTGTCCAGTCGGTACTTTCCGGGAGTAAAGACGGTCTGGAAATGGCTGGCGAAAAGTTGCGGGAGTTAGGTGCGAACGTTATTCCTTTGAATGTCAGCGGACCGTTCCATAGCCGCTTTATGGTTGGTGCTAGTGAAGCGTTGGCGACTGCATTGGAAGATATAACGGTAGGGGAGATGTCAATCCCGGTTATATGCGGTCATAAAGGACGTCTATACGCTAAGAATGACGATATTAAAATAGCCTTGGTCAACCAATTGACTGCAGCTGTGCGTTGGACAGACGTTCTTTCGACGCTATCGAATGAAGATGTCGAAAAGTGGATCGAGGTAGGGCCAAAAGACGTATTGAAAAATCTCGCTTTGAAAACTTTACCGGGAGTCGAAGTGTACGCTTACGATAATGACGACGACCGCGAGGTGCTGACATCTTTGCGAGAATCGAAAGATCAGCTTCCGAATTTGTTCGGTCTCTGCTTAGGGGCTGCCGTATGCACGCGCAATACGAATTGGGATGAAACGGCTTACCGACAAGGAGTCATTGAACCGTACCAAAAAATCCAAGCCCTTTACGAGCAGGTGGAAAAGGAGGAACGGGTTGTATCAAAGGAGGATATGAGTTACGCCTTGTCCCTATTGGATATTATTTTTGAGACGAAAGGCACGCCGACAGCCGAACGCAGACGGCGGTTTAGGCACATTTTGGAGACGACTCAAACGACCGAGCTTTTTCCACAATACGTGGCAATGGGAGAGGAAGCAGTTAATGGATAAGCCGATCATTAATCTAGATGACCTCGAGCTTGATGCACTCGATCTGAATGGGTTGGACGAGAAAATGGCCGTTGGGGAAGCGGCGATTCGTTCAGAAAAACCGGAGGCTCACACCGGAGCGGTTGCGATTATCGGTATGGACGGCAGAGTGGGGCAAGCAGAAAACTTGGAGCAATTTTGGGAGCTATTAGCTCAAGAAAAAGAGGGGCTTCGAGAAATCCCCGCGCAGAGGCGTCGCGATATAGAAACTTATTTAAAGGCGCACGGTGCCTGGCGACCGGACGAGAAACGTTCATATTTGCGCTCGACGTACTTAGAAGACATCTCTCTCTTTGATCCCGGCTTTTTCGGTATTTCCCGACAAGAGGCGAATTACATGGACCCCAACCAGCGAATTTTTTTAGAAACGGCTTGGAAGTCCTTGGAGGATGCCGGTTACGGGGGGAGCGACATTCGGGGAACAGATACCGGTTTATTCGTAGGATACACGTCGGATTTCGGAGAGGACTACCGGCATATGATTAGTCGTCTTCATCCTGACGCACCGGAAGTTTCGGTAGCGGGTAACGTGAAATCTGTCATCGCCAGTCGGTTAGCTTATCACTTGGATCTACGTGGGCCCGCGCTACTCGTCGATACAGCGTGTTCCTCTGGCTTGATGGCCGTATATTTAGCCAGTCGCGCCATTAGGAGTGGCGAGTGTACCATGGCGATCGCGGGAGCCGTGAATCTCGATCTACTGCCTTTCGTTGACAAAGGGACTGGTTTCGGTATTAAAGATATTCAGGACATCCAGTCCGCCGACAGTCACACGCGTACTTTTGACGACAAATGTGACGGTACGACAACGGCAGAAGGTTCGTTTGCCTTTGTACTTAAATCTTTAGACGATGCGCTGCGGGATGGGGATTGTATTAGAGCAATTATACGCGGAGGTGCGACTAACCAAGATGGGGCTTCCAACGGCATTACAGCGCCGAACACTCGCGCTCAGGAAGATTTGATCGTTCGTGCGCTAGAAGATGCTCGCGTTTCGGCAGAAGATTTGAGCTACATCGAAGCTCACGGAACAGCGACCCGCCTTGGGGACCCGATCGAAATTAATGGTATACAAAGTGCTTTAAGGCATTTTACGGATAAGAAACAGTTCTGTGCGATCGGCGCCGTAAAATCGAATATCGGTCATTTAGACAACGCGGCTGGTTTAGGCGGCCTGGCCAAAGTCGTCATGGCGATGGAGAAAAAGGTGTTGCCCGCTACTCTCAACTTCTCCGTACCGAACCGGAATATCTCGTTTGTCGAATCGCCCGTATACGTCAATGACCGTACAGTGCCGTGGACAGATGATCCCGAGCAAGTTGTACAGGCGGGAATTAACAGCTTTGGACTGAGTGGCACAAACTGTCATCTAGTGCTGGAATCGGCTCGCGCGAGGCATGTGCGGTCGCGAGAAGAAGAAGTGTGCGAACGCTTGTTGTTGCCGTTGAGCGCGAAAACGCCGGAGGCGTTAAAAACGTTGGCAAAAGCGTATCAAGTGCGCCTAGCTGATCCGAACGTCGATTTAGTTGACGCTGTATTTACAGCGTCTCGGGGAAGGATGCACCATCAAATACGCCTCGCGGTCTTATTCGAAACGAGGGATCAGCTTTGCGCGGCTTTGGGCCGCTTCGCTTCGTTAGGGAAAGACGCACTACCGGATATTGTCCTCCGCTACGGCGCGCATCGACTTATTGAAAACGACACAAACCGTCGCAGGCCAACGGATCTGACTAATCTTGAACGGGAACGTTTAGAAGCAGAAGCACAATCGTTAGTGAACGGCTGCGACGGACGACTTTCGCCAGACGTATTGGAACGATGGGCAGAACTGTATGTCGCCGGAGCTGAGTTGCCGTGGGATTATTTGACAAAGGGTCTGGAAACTCACAGAATTCCGTTGCCGACGTATCCTTTTCAAGGCGTTCGCTGCTGGGTCGAGCCGAAGGTGACTATCGGTGAAACAGCATCTTTAGGATCGCACCCTTTGCTGGGGGATTCGGAGGTCAAGACGATCGGACATACGTTAATCCGGAAACAGTTCCGCCCGGAACAGCACTGGGAGCTTTCCGATCACCGGATTCGCGGGACGAGCGTTTTACCGGGTACCGCTTTTATAGAGATGATAGCAGCCTACGCTGAGCGATCGAACATTAAAACCGGCGGCTTACGCTTGACGAATATCCTCTTTCTGCAACCTTTCACTGTGACAGACGGGGCGGCAAAGGAATTGCACATGTTAGTTCAAGACGAAGGGAAGCGAAAGCACTTCAAGTTTGCCAGCTGCTCGTCGGATGGCGACTGGGTCATACATGCGGAGGCATTCAGTGAAGATACAGCCGATCGCGAGGCTGGCACCGATTTAGATGTCGATTTGACCGCTCTGCAAGAGCGGTTGAACGATCGCGTA is a window from the Numidum massiliense genome containing:
- a CDS encoding hybrid non-ribosomal peptide synthetase/type I polyketide synthase, with protein sequence MNNIRSRQYDEMLKTVREEVESLLGDTCDNVDTGFFDLGLSSAQLLAFQDGLEKRLGVKLSSTIVLDYPNIRVLANYLASDEVQEGQAVTTQSLAKGKEGVTGDIAVVGMACRFPGNANTPDAFWDLLKEGIDPIGDVPLGRWDNDPLAQSKMTNSMGGYIDNVDQFDSLFFEISSKEAEALDPQHRLLLEMAWEALEDAGWDPKSLSGSRTGVFVGITGSDYAQVGRDLGHPPGAYNLTGTMNNSAAGRVSYTLGLQGPCMAIDAACASSLVAVTEGMMHLRSGSCDVALAAGVNLILRAEGHACFSSLQSLSPSGRCHSFDEAADGYVRSEGGAMLVLKRLEDAKRDGDPIWGVIKGAAVNHDGRSGGFTMPNGLAQQNVIRQALADAGLTADDIDYVEAHGSATKIGDPQEVNALAEVFKGRQRKLYLGSVKSNVGHLEMVAGLAGLCKVLLAMREGQIPANLHFNKGNPMIPWEKIPIEVVGETIDWKTKDGVCRAGITSIGINGTNSHVVVEGVPLKTSESSMPATSFKDTHLFTLSARTESSLRQYVRELAAWCHQPTAGIAELCQHLNLSRASLKRRLSLTVDSVDTLARRLEKVANSAEPLGREVEEKRAPLVFLFTGQGSQYHNMARALYEESEAFREKLDEMDKAFRPKIGVSLTELVYGPETDALTRPLYSQPLIFSIQMALAHFWESLGLIPDLLIGHSIGEYAAACVDGVVSPEDAVAMVTARAQIMDQTSVEGRMVGILSNEARVQELIKDYDDVCIAAINSPENITVSGRKASIDDLVARVRKERIFVEELQVSHPFHSALMRDDARRLQEQLAGLTFHPPSHRFISTVTGRFVPEGKVLDDVYWADHLVKPVQFVDALQTAVAFGGRVFLEIGATATLSGLAAQNYNEDTLQFLPSLRKGRSVWQQLHNSLGQLWEAGFSIRWEGLHHNRAPRIERLPHTPYDRKTVWFAKRHASDLNVREVATAKESTLVMPSDSLNAAAPYLANGVNNANSGSDVNGCSDAKAASMGEALKEMVGKVTGVPRADITDRVNLFSLGLDSLMMVQLRRFILDEYGVDIPTNTFYIELHTVESMVHYIVQNRPATEDDHGETNDCQFVTQTPQHAGEPHSEAIDEASAAPVGTQLSIPSSGAEASGIEDIIRRQLVVMEEQLRLIKGGDSEPVRVAESAPSRQAKSSPKSSGRVDDYKLENAPLNNRQKALVERLVASWTSRTKQSKAYAAKYREGLSDWIANLNFDFNIKELVYPVVAARSKGSKFWDIDGNEYVDTAMGYGVSFFGHTPDFVAEAIREQLEKGIELGPQSALVGEVTELVRELTKVERVAFCNSGTEAVMVALRIARAITGRDKVVRFTNSYHGTFDGVLADSSGDNSQPMAKGTPQTMVDDTIVQSYGSTESLELVKQMGSELAAVLVEPVQSRNPGLQPGEYLKQLRALCSEHGIALIFDEMITGFRIHTGGAQAYFGVTADIVTYGKIIGGGMPIGVVAGKAEYLDALDGGSWSFDDDSGPTVQPTSFGGTFCKHPLSMAASRAVLRRLRDEGPALIAKTNELTRRFVDRANAYFQKARVPLHAMCFGSMYRLQPGVSTNMSMLSIELNLFYRLMMEAGVYMWERRTCIFSAAHSEEDAKRILDAIRYSVEALREGGFEFRTLDGGNGPGGGGSSVVRDSSSVSQGVSAPQGGNGWGSQSGSGQSGVSVTLSGGDFRSDPFPLSSEERRIYIMSRLEGGNEAYQIRGAYDLDGKPDVEKLKKGFQMIAENHEMLRSSFHVEQSGVVHRIADSVEPEYVYADFRKPGDKESFASFWERPFDLEKAPLWRWALVVDQHGDHKLFLSFHHIISDGGSMNIILQDLAAVFKGAPLTKPSLPYRQFVEAEQLFLNSVEAAKQRDWWMEQLHPLPPALNLPNDALRPAVNEFRGASHYFTVEAEVLKRVKTLAKQSATTPFMVLLSAWAAFLGRVSGQTDFCIGVPWDRRNSGDFGSTVGMFAQSLVMRLKPKFTQTFMDFLGTVRSTCLSTYGHADYPLDALLQDLQVSRDMSRNPLFDVMFNYENDDQRVVDLDGVRAEMGEHPIRYAQFDLFLDLLERGDRLFCILTYAVPLYSSERVDDWVHRFKHFLNEILMYPEREIGDFKFLREQEERAILALGRGPEDKGGAATATELLATAAQVHRRKPAIWFKGKEMSFAEFEARANTIAAHLSSFGVRPGDTIGILLSRTPDLIAALMAVMKTGCAWVPLDPSFPEERLRYMIENSGTRLLVSEKAIIDRYTFSVPFTDLSDVGSQQDVLTPTYRSSPEDLAYVIYTSGSTGRPKGVMLEQGALANFITGMSQALDWPTGRRTACLTTVSFDIFLLETLICMANGGCVVLAEESEAVSPAQIANLVRDGRVDCLQMTPTRLQLLFTDKQAANEVLEAVEAVIVGGEAFPTQLLPELQRHQSLRIFNVYGPTETCVWSTCKELTDSQHVSIGLPIARTNTYVLDKHRRLVPPGVAGDLWIGGAGVARGYIGNSSLTAERFVEDPYSGGRMYHTGDRAIWNNGELECLGRDDDQIKIHGFRIELGEIEAVLREHPAVAHGAAAIRETSSGNRVLVSYYKRKSGASVTEHELKSWLAERLPQYMVSAFLVELEDIPQTPNGKVDRKALPVPTVRQNRKLTDSSHEQLEQVLRDVWKKVLGDRPFGTHDSFFDVGGNSFRLVLLHAELEKVFPGIVSVADLFALPTIARLKEHIEHENSGAKDNQGVLTLAEQWFTSSDGREGYVEMALDMAMKRAIQALGVPYGLTIRETLGALFALYLHKSLKQSEIPLWFIKDSEQAALVTVDFTDQSDLGNVLRELSTMRPTLTDYEKLNRLRPTVKAKARVGFASAKSPDRRLLLKRLDLYLAVEEKGGKTSLIFEYGKRLAGSALERHMHRFLKLINIVGEKIGSNKHEPVKS
- the fabD gene encoding ACP S-malonyltransferase, translated to MNKTVFMFPGQGSQYVGMGKYWYDRYESVRRRFDEASEQLRLDLVDLCFNGPATRLNQTENTQPALLTLSVAMFETIREEAGIQPDYLAGHSIGELSALTAAGVFRFRDAVRLARARGEAMAACDAGVGAGMVAITNFKAADIEAVLTELDPGGYEVQIANYNSPVQSVLSGSKDGLEMAGEKLRELGANVIPLNVSGPFHSRFMVGASEALATALEDITVGEMSIPVICGHKGRLYAKNDDIKIALVNQLTAAVRWTDVLSTLSNEDVEKWIEVGPKDVLKNLALKTLPGVEVYAYDNDDDREVLTSLRESKDQLPNLFGLCLGAAVCTRNTNWDETAYRQGVIEPYQKIQALYEQVEKEERVVSKEDMSYALSLLDIIFETKGTPTAERRRRFRHILETTQTTELFPQYVAMGEEAVNG
- a CDS encoding type I polyketide synthase, whose protein sequence is MAVGEAAIRSEKPEAHTGAVAIIGMDGRVGQAENLEQFWELLAQEKEGLREIPAQRRRDIETYLKAHGAWRPDEKRSYLRSTYLEDISLFDPGFFGISRQEANYMDPNQRIFLETAWKSLEDAGYGGSDIRGTDTGLFVGYTSDFGEDYRHMISRLHPDAPEVSVAGNVKSVIASRLAYHLDLRGPALLVDTACSSGLMAVYLASRAIRSGECTMAIAGAVNLDLLPFVDKGTGFGIKDIQDIQSADSHTRTFDDKCDGTTTAEGSFAFVLKSLDDALRDGDCIRAIIRGGATNQDGASNGITAPNTRAQEDLIVRALEDARVSAEDLSYIEAHGTATRLGDPIEINGIQSALRHFTDKKQFCAIGAVKSNIGHLDNAAGLGGLAKVVMAMEKKVLPATLNFSVPNRNISFVESPVYVNDRTVPWTDDPEQVVQAGINSFGLSGTNCHLVLESARARHVRSREEEVCERLLLPLSAKTPEALKTLAKAYQVRLADPNVDLVDAVFTASRGRMHHQIRLAVLFETRDQLCAALGRFASLGKDALPDIVLRYGAHRLIENDTNRRRPTDLTNLERERLEAEAQSLVNGCDGRLSPDVLERWAELYVAGAELPWDYLTKGLETHRIPLPTYPFQGVRCWVEPKVTIGETASLGSHPLLGDSEVKTIGHTLIRKQFRPEQHWELSDHRIRGTSVLPGTAFIEMIAAYAERSNIKTGGLRLTNILFLQPFTVTDGAAKELHMLVQDEGKRKHFKFASCSSDGDWVIHAEAFSEDTADREAGTDLDVDLTALQERLNDRVPVDTADDLIRGIHLGGRWNESVIGCWKAEETEEFLVELSLPNKYRGHDAVYHLHPALLDQAVNAANHLMDEKELYLPLSYGELRVYKPLPPRLFAHLQKVDRTARPEDRQAGAPVHRFNMALYDAAGGLILEIRDYCIKSTSEAWGEREAGEAYGYKQVFRPYKLPSERELPSGAVLVAGKRTASFDALVATLSDQGRRVIEIAHEGQDWGQALHCLDGEELALAVFTWAPHSSQSETFDLRESETDEAVLQGFKFLQAWSKAKYKAKAGLVALTFNSCVVKESDRDLHPSQAALGGLWRVSRLEFATLHMRCLDCDRATPMASVLRELAAQDRPDFLAYRNGQAYEHALAANPILPHKSSWAPQNDGVYVVTGGTGDLGTEVATFLARKGVRRVVLIGHRPLPPSEAWNDQLTTTDDAELRRKLGTWIELEQSLDAFEVRSAGLENYEEVAALLSELRSKYGRISGIFHLAGKAGDGFLFHKQEEVFRDVYAPKANGALNLHLASLQERPDVFILFSSISSIVLSPGQTDYTSANMFLDSLAELRRRMGLPALSLQWPAWRETGMAYRMGAVNEEEAFAPVNTSEALELLERALCPSQSLPPVLMPGRMQPTFSPAKEKRIGEVDVAASADDKRQQVTILGMSDPDEVDRAVATIWMKTLLVAEVDADEPFSNLGGNSLLTTQMLKEYEQIYPGLMDIADLFTYTTLREQADYLRSKIATPERTAEEAAEVHLLDMGDDADIDDILERVSRGELSVEESSTRIFLQRGRDEQWNK